Genomic DNA from Lactuca sativa cultivar Salinas chromosome 8, Lsat_Salinas_v11, whole genome shotgun sequence:
ATTTGAATGAACAagataaaaacataaatgaaaatgttgcTAGTAATTTAAATGAACATGATACTAATATAAATGTAGAAAATACTAATGTAAATGAATCTATAGATATTTTTGACCCTAGAAATTGGGATACTCTTGATATTAAATCAAGAGATATTCTAATTGAAAAATGGCCAATAAGAGAAATGAATCTTGTGTTTCCTAAAGATAAATTTTCTAGACATTTTTCTTATGCATTTTATACTAGAAAGTTAAATAATGGTTTGTTACGTGATCGAAAATGGTTAGTATACTATAAAAATTTAGataaagttttttgtttttgttgtaaaatATTTAAATCTACTAATCAAAAAAGTTTTTTAACAAATGAAGGATATAATGATTGGAAACATCTTAGCGAGAGACTTAAAGAACATGAAAATAGTAATGAACATTTTGTTTGTATGAGTAATTGGAATGAAGCAAAACTAAGATTAGATAAAAACCTTACAATTGATAATGAATTACAACAAGAAATGATAAAAGAAAAAGAACGTTGGAGACAAGTATTAAGAAGAATAATAGCGGCTGTAAAATTCTTATCTAAATATAATTTGGTTTTTCGAGGGTCTAATGAAAAACTTTTTCAAGATAACAATGGTAACTTTTTAGGAGTAATCCAAATGATGGTTGAATATGATGGTATAATGCAAGATCATATAAGAAGAATTGAAAATAATGAAACTCATCATCATTATCTTGGCTATAAAattcaaaatgaactaatttctATTTTAGGTGACACGGTTAGAAATTCTATCATTAAAATAGTTAAAGAGGcaaaatatttttctataattcTTGATTGTACTCCCGATATGAGTCATCAAGAGCAAATGTCTTTGATCGTAAGATGTGTGAATTTTTCTTCTAAAAAAATACaagtttttgaatattttttagaatttttaaaaGTAGATGATACTTCTGGTTTGGGGATATTTAATGAATTATTAGATGCATTGAAATTGTTAGATCTTAATGTGGATGATATAAGAGGTCAAGGTTATGACAATGGGTCTAATATGAAAGGAAAACACCAAGGGGTTCAAAAAAGAATGCTTGAAATTAATCCTAGAGCTTTATATATGCCTTGTGTTTGCCATAGCCTTAACCTTACGATTAGTGATATGGCACTTTCTTGTGAAAAAGCTGTTACATTTTTTGGAATTGTGCAACACCTTTATACATTATTTTCTAGTTCTACTAAAAGATGGAAAATATTGTTAGATAATGTTCCAACTTTAACCTTAAAATCATTATCTAATACTCGTTGGGAAAGTAGGATTAAAAGTATAAAAGCAATTAGATTTCAAGCTCCTCAAATAAAGGTTGCTTTGCTAAAATTAAGTAAAACATGTGATGACCCAAAGTCAAAAAGTGAAGCTAAAAGCTTACTCAAATCTTTTGGGAAATTTGAATTTTTAGTTGGTATGGTTATTTGGTATGAAGTTTTATTTGCAATTAATATTGTAAGTAAAAAGTTGCAATCTAATTCTATTTGTATTGATACTACTATTAACCAAATAGAAAATATTATGAAGTTTTTTGAAAATTATAGAAATGAAGGTTTTACATCAAGTATTAATATTGCTAAAACTATTGCACTTGATATGGGTGTAGAGCCTACATTTCCATCAAAACGTCGTATTGTTAGAAAAAAACAATTTGATGAAAGTGATAATGAAGAAGAAACACAATCGGTTGAAGAGTATTTAAAAGTTAATTATTTTTTGGTTGTTGTGGATATGGcaattgttttattaaaaaatagatttgaacaattaaaatactttgaaagtatttttgggtttttaaatgatttaaataaattaaagtcATTAAGTGAAAGTGAACTTAAAGAAAGTTGTATAAAGTTTGCTACTACTTTTTCTAAAGAAAATGTTTCCGATGTGGATTCAAGTGAACTTTTTTCAGAATTGAAAGTGTTGAAAATGACTTTACCTAATGATATAATTTCTGCTGTTGATTGTTACCCAAATACTTTTATTGCATATAGCATTTTGTTAACCATTCCTGTCACTGTTGCATTTGCAGAGAGAAGTTTTTCAAAGTTAAAGTTATTGAAGAATTATCTAAGATCGTCGATGTCGCAAGAAAAGTTGAATGGATTGGCAATGTTATGTATAGAGAAAGACATGTTAGATAAAATTGATTTGGATAATATTATTAATGATTTTGCATCTAGAAAGGCTAGGAGAAATATTTTcctttaaattattattattattattttttattttttttgtaatgtTGTGACCATATTTGTGTTCTTTAATATTAACAGAGAATTTTATAACATTCTATTTCGAACTAATTTTTATTGTATTTACGACTATGGGGGGCCCATTTTTTCTTTTCGCCCTGGGCCCACTATAGCTTTGGACCGGCCCTGCAGATGAGCTTTGTGGTACTTATGGTGTTGAAGTGGATACACATGAACAcattttcctcatctttttctaAGGATGAAGAAGTTTGTCAACATATCTGGAGCATGTAGATGATTTGATTTCCTCGTGAATATCTAACATCTTTTAGAGGCAATTCATCATGGAAACAATTCATCTCGACGCAAAAAGATAGTGCATTTGATTATCGTGGCTTCATTATGGTATTTGTGGTCTGCAAGAAATGAGAATATTCCACAACGTGCTCATCCCCTCTCCCTGTATTATTGAAGAGGTTACAACGCTTATTTTCATTTGGCTTAAAAACATAGGGAATTTTATGAATATATATTGGTGTTTGTCATGTGCTGCACTTTAATTGTAATTTGGTTACATTGTTAACGTTTTATAAATAATTTGTTTGTCTCTATTTTCTTGctattttctttttaataaattttGCTAGTTTAAAGATATATATTGTTATTGGATTTCAAATGGTTGTATCAATGGATGAATTTGACTTTTGTCATTGGTTAATTGGTTTCACACGGCAAAAATTCAAAGTAAACGGTCGTTGACTATGACTTCAAAATAGTGTATAATTTTCATAAATATTAGATGAATTGATTTCAATATTGCGTGTTTAGAAAATTGATTTGTTAAATTGTTAAAAATTGTATGTTTAATTGAGTTTAATCGCTgctattttattaaaagaatgtTTACCTaagtataattaatatatttaccagaagaaaaaaaaatggttttgaccAAAAGAGTGTTTTTCAATATATATTTACAAAAAAATGTGATTTTGTATGTTTAGTTTCAATATTATGTGATGGCGACTTTTTACCACAAGAgtgtttttaaaaatatatttaccaAGATAAGcatcattttaaatttatttatcaaatgaatgtagttttaaaatttaatatatatatttttttaaattttaagctTTTTAATTATTTTGCTGTTTTTAAtatacaaattttttttatttttttttattttattattattattattattattattattattattattattattattattattatttttactttTGGCCATAAGTTTTTTTATGATGCATGATTTTgtgtacataaataagaaaaattatatatttacaatatacaaaaaaattcttaaaaaatgtttttatatgtatagaatCTAAATGTaagtataagaaaaaaaaatgtttttttctcTTCACGTCCACCCTAAAAGAAAAAGGTGTTTTTTTTAGCTTTTTCATATCAAACGATAGAAaaggaaaattaaaaaaaaaaaaaaaaaaaaaaaaaaaaaaaaaaaaaaaaaattggttatacacttaaatgaacaaaaaaaaaatggattATAAATATCAAGATTCTAAAAAGCTTGTTACTAATTTGGAGTTGTAACCCGAAGATCGGTTATCATATGGCTTAGGGCATTTGGGAAAAAGAGAATTAGTCCCCCTTTGATTGTGGAAGATGTAGATTAGATGACCCGAAAgttcggttcgtgttttggagcTCAAGGGTATACCGGGAGAGTATCAGTTCGggcctttatgaattttgggtttaaGTTCAGAAAGTTGTAAGGCAAGggagagttgatagaagtgtagttctcattacctttccgtggatattaGGATCGTCAAAAtcggacttagaatgaagaagttatcgTTTTTTGGAAGTTTGGTGGGTTTAAGGCTAAAcctagtacgtggggcatacataggagtacgttgggcatattaGATAGGTTGATCGCGAGTGTTCGAGGGAGTACGATAGGCGTACCAAGAGTATGCAGGGCATACTCCAGtttgatgaaaaccctaatttagggtcttggaccctatttaaaggcgtTAACTTGTGTTCAAACCctattatcttcagcctccatcaacctcaaccctaaaatcgaaaaccTAAGTGCATTTTGTGATTGTTGAGCTTGGAAGTGAGTTTTGGTGGTGTTTTTGGTGAAGTAGAAGAAGAATAACACTTGGAGGTTGCTTGGGAGTGGcatgagcttgtagatccagagccATCTTCATCTTAGCAagtcatttgaggtaaaaagctctcatcTTGGTGGTTCTTTGTGCTAGATCATACTTAGGGTGTTATTTATGCATTTTGGGTCTTTTTTGAGCTAATGTTGGGTTTATGGTCTACTCCAGAAGccatggggtttagatcttagcACAAATGAAGTCCCCTATCCATAAAAAgaattttctaataaagaaaagggtgtggtgcatgcaatcgactgagctcaagtaagttttcccaagatacctatacatgttttatgatatgttttGATTTTGTGAATTTGTGAATCGCATGTTAGATTTTATGATTTTctcaggattgcatgatagaatgctatgagagatgcctttgtatgcctgttgtttaagcttgtagacttgcattcTAGTAATGATCGGTTAGTGATAGGAtggcttgtttaggttatgcttgttcTGATTACTTGATGCTAGAATACTACTTGCTTTATGCTTTTAGGAATTCTCATTAACTACGGCTAACTAGTAAGCAAATATGAAAAGTTACATATTATtgagactaaataattttagagggttaggtttaactctattgcaGAGCTCTTGGcggagtccaaccattgtagtgtgagacctttcattcgaagaattatttaGCGTCAGTAATATGTAACTGTATTTGTGAGGTAGTTAGAGGATGTTAGAGGGAGTTCCTTCTGCAGCGGATGACagagttgttggattaatgtctaagtccataactataattggtaagacttgacccgacccgcattgtccatttgggttgcatggcatcatgcatttggataaactataatgagagaaataacacttatggttggttaatatattataagttctaatatattaataagattatttaattagtattgatcaaggatTAATCTAGGagtaattaagtgatcaaaagaagactaattaaatatatgggttgattgtgcaaatcatccatacttatatagtgggctaatgctccatggattatctagttgggctaaaacccatatgatactccatggtgtttttgtacccatggatcatggaaatgaaaggccatgttaattagggtttacatggtgtaaccctaactatatatgcatcttattcttgaccaaaatcggcactagtattattctagagaagggctagccgatttcaagtgttccacatttctctcaaggttattccaaaagcaattgatgttgtgtgaaccatttgaggtgtcacacttggggcactaggcactcaagtttcatgaagactttctacatcaatgaggtatgtattctatcttgttatattcattgttttgtatgctagattaggataataccttggaaagttcttatttgcatgtataatagataaaacatagatccaaggtatttagggttgcatgtacacttaggagtgttagaatgctcacaacccaacagtggtatcagagtctaggcttgttttcttgttatacttgctaaagtagctgaaaaaatcgagttttgatggtgtctgcccagcagactcgccgagtccatgaatggactcgccgagtccaaggcaaaatgcatccaactcgccgagttggttcgtgcactcgacgagttggacccccagacaacataaattcgacttttt
This window encodes:
- the LOC111915532 gene encoding uncharacterized protein LOC111915532 → MFSKKHLSGSEKRKKRKIVEASLQKEKGSMVKFLKPISSSEENINLNVHDSNLNENVASVNEENITLNEHDNNLNEENINLNEQDKNINENVASNLNEHDTNINVENTNVNESIDIFDPRNWDTLDIKSRDILIEKWPIREMNLVFPKDKFSRHFSYAFYTRKLNNGYNDWKHLSERLKEHENSNEHFVCMSNWNEAKLRLDKNLTIDNELQQEMIKEKERWRQVLRRIIAAVKFLSKYNLVFRGSNEKLFQDNNGNFLGVIQMMVEYDEFLKVDDTSGLGIFNELLDALKLLDLNVDDIRGQGYDNGSNMKGKHQGVQKRMLEINPRALYMPCVCHSLNLTISDMALSCEKAVTFFGIVQHLYTLFSSSTKRWKILLDNVPTLTLKSLSNTRWESRIKSIKAIRFQAPQIKVALLKLSKTCDDPKSKSEAKSLLKSFGKFEFLVGMVIWYEVLFAINIVSKKLQSNSICIDTTINQIENIMKFFENYRNEGFTSSINIAKTIALDMGVEPTFPSKRRIVRKKQFDESDNEEETQSVEEYLKVNYFLVVVDMSLSESELKESCIKFATTFSKENVSDVDSSELFSELKVLKMTLPNDIISAVDCYPNTFIAYSILLTIPVTVAFAERSFSKLKLLKNYLRSSMSQEKLNGLAMLCIEKDMLDKIDLDNIINDFASRKARRNIFL